A region of Pseudomonas sp. Marseille-Q3773 DNA encodes the following proteins:
- a CDS encoding STAS domain-containing protein yields MAVETDFSQDGKKLTIKIKGRFDFGKHQEFRDAYERQPNWPDSVVVDLKETTYLDSSALGMLLLLRDHVGGDDSDIRVVNASSDVRKILAISNFEKLFDIS; encoded by the coding sequence ATGGCAGTCGAGACTGATTTTTCGCAGGACGGGAAAAAGCTGACGATCAAGATCAAGGGTCGCTTCGATTTCGGCAAGCACCAGGAATTTCGAGACGCCTACGAACGTCAGCCCAATTGGCCCGATTCGGTGGTCGTCGACCTCAAGGAAACCACCTACCTCGACAGTTCCGCGCTCGGCATGCTGCTGTTGCTGCGTGACCATGTCGGTGGTGACGATTCGGACATACGTGTGGTGAATGCCAGCTCCGATGTTCGCAAGATCCTCGCCATCTCCAATTTTGAAAAACTCTTCGATATCAGTTGA